Below is a genomic region from Ammonifex degensii KC4.
ACCTCGCTTACCCCTTCGCTTCTCAAGCTGCAGGACCTTCCTTCTTCCTGCGTCCATCCCCTGGCGGTGCGCCGAATAGAAGACGCGGTGGGACGGGTGACCACGGTACCCCTGGTACGGGGGGAAGTCCTTTTGCAAAGCAAGCTGGCATCAAGCAAGGACGAAAAACAGGAGCTGGCTTTAAGCTTGCAACCGGGAGAGAGGGCGGTCACGCTGGCGGTGAATGCGGTAAGCGGCGTAGGGGGAGTGCTTAAACCCGGGGATCGGGTGGACGTGGTGGCTACCTTCGACTTGGAATCGCAGGGCACCAAGACCACTTACACTGCTCTGGTAGCCAGCAACGTCCGTGTTTTGGCGTTAGGTTCTAGCGGCGAGAAAAAGCCGTACGATACCGTAACCCTGGCCGTCACCCCTCGCCAGGGAGCGCTCATCACCCTGGCAACGGAGCGGGGGTCGGTGAGGCTTTTCTTGCGTGGACCCAAAGAGCAAGAGGCAACTCAGCTCCTGCCGGTTAAGCTACCGGACTTGCTGGAAGCAGGGAAGCCCTAAGGAGGGGGTAAAGTTGGCTAAGATACGTGTCTTGATAGCCGATGATGCGCCGCGCACGCGTGAGGAGATAAAGCGGCTGCTGGCCTTTGAGGAAGACATAGTGGTAGTGGGTGAGGCAGGGGACGGGGAGGAGGCTCTGCGGTTAGTAGAAGAACTGGCCCCCGATGTGGTACTCATGGACATAAACATGCCCGGGCTTGACGGCATTGCCGCTACCGAGGCCATAAGCGAGCGTTCTCCCCAAACAGGGGTAGTAATCATCTCTATTCAGGGAGAGCAGGAATATCTCCGGCGGGCCATGGCAGCAGGAGCTAGCGATTACCTCATCAAGCCCTTCACTGCCCAAGAGATGGTGGATGCGGTGCGCCGCGTCTGGGAGAAGAACCGGCGCCGGCAGGCCATGACGGCCGTGCGTACCGGGGAGGGTAAGGGGGAGGTCGGCCGGGTAGTGGTCTTTTTCGGCAGTAAAGGAGGTGTGGGGAGGACCACCCTGGCCTGCAACTTAGCCGTACTTTTGGCCCGCCGGGGAAAGCGGGTGAGTTTGGTCGATTTCGATTTGGCAAGTGGCGACGTGGCACTATTCTTCAACCTGGACAAAGGGCAGGGAGTGGCGGAACTGGCGCTTGAGCCTTCCTTGAATCCTGAGACGATAGAGGGTTATCTGCTGAACCACGTTACCGGGGTAAGAATCCTGCGGGCCGGGGGGTTCTCGGAAGAAACCTTGCCCCGCCTCGGACTAGGAGCAGAGATCTTGACCTCCCTTAAGGTAAAAACGCAGTACGTGCTGGTGGACACTCCTCCTTTCTTCTGCTCTTTGACTGAAGAGGCGCTGCTTGCTGCCGACGAAATCGTAGTGGTGGGAAGGAACGATCTCCCCGGGCTCAAACAGCTTAAGACCGATCTTAATTTCTTGAGAGAAAAGGGGTATACCGGGCGGATCTGGACGGTGCTGAACCAGGTAGGAGAAGAGGGCGTGGACCGGGCGGGGCTGGAGAAAGCACTGGGGGCGAAACTGGCAGCCGTTTTGCCGGCGGAATGGCGGGCTTGCCGGCAGGCAGTAAACAAGGGCAATCCCCTGGTCTTAGAGGCTAAGGGTACGCGCCTGGCACAGGCGCTGGAAAGCTTTGCCGGGCAGCTTTCCGGCGAAGAGACCAGCCGAGGATTCTGGCGTAAAGTGCTAAGACGCTAAGTTTCTTGAGGGGGGAAGCGGATGCCTTTTTACGGGCCTTTTTCGACCGGTGAACGGAGCCTATCCGGAGGAAAACCTTCCTCTCGCTCAAAAACCGAAATTTACCAGGATCTGAAGGTGCAGCTTCACAAGCTTTTGGTAGCGGAGCTGGGCGATCGCTTCACCGGCGGCACCGGCGTTTCCAGTGAAGAGGTAGAGCGGGTGGCAAGGACGCTGGTGGAGAGGCACGGAGGCAACCTCCCTCGTTTTGAGCAGCAGCGCTTGGCGGAAGAGCTGGTACAAGAAGCTTTGGGGCTGGGCCCCATCACCCCTTTCCTGGAAGACCCAGAAATTTCGGAGATCATGGTCAATGGCCCGCACCAGGTTTACGTAGAGCGCAAGGGAAAACTGGAGCTGACCCCGGTCACCTTCCGCGACGACGCCCACGTTCTCCAGATCATCGAGCGCATTGTGGCTCCCTTGGGAAGGCGGATAGACGAAAGCGTCCCCATGGTGGATGCCCGCCTGCCGGATGGCTCACGGGTGAACGCTATAATTCCCCCTCTGAGCTTGAACGGGCCGGTCCTCACCATCCGTAAGTTCTCCGCCACCCCGCTTACCATGGAAGATCTCATCCGCCTGGGAACTCTTACTCCTTCCATGGCCCGTTTCTTGGAGGCCTGCGTAAAGGCGCGGCTCAATATCGTGGTCTCGGGCGGGACGGGCAGCGGTAAAACTACTCTTTTGAACGTGCTCTCTTCCTTTATCCCGCCCGACGAGCGGATCATCACCATCGAGGATGCAGCCGAGTTGCAGCTTCGGCAGGAGCACGTGGTGCGCCTGGAGTCCCGTCCTCCCAACATCGAAGGGAAAGGAGCGGTGACCATCCGGGATCTGGTGCGCAACGCTTTGCGCATGCGCCCCGACCGCATTGTGGTAGGCGAGGTGAGGGGCGGGGAGGCGCTCGACATGCTGCAGGCCATGAACACCGGGCACGACGGTAGCCTTACCACCGCCCACGCCAATTCCCCCCGCGACCTCCTCTCCCGCCTCGAGACGATGGTCTTAATGGCAGGGATGGAGCTCCCGGTGCGGGCTATCAGGGAGCAGATCGCTTCGGCGCTGGATCTCATAGTGCATGCCAGCCGCTTTAAGGATGGCTCGCGCAAGGTGACCCACATAACCGAGGTGCAGGGAATGGAGGGGGATGTGATCGTGCTGCAGGACCTTTTCCTCTTCCGCCAAACGGGAGTGGGGCCGGACGGCAAGGTTTTAGGGGAGTTTGTCTGCACGGGCATCCGCCCCCGCTGCGCCGAGCGGCTGGCTGCGGCCGGCATAGAGCTGGATGGTCGCCTTTTCGCTCCCTCCTCTTGGTAAGGGGTGGCCTCGGTGAGCATGGTTATATCCTTTAGCTTGTTTGCCTCCCTCCTTTTCCTGATCCTGGCCTGGAAAGAGCAGCGGGAGGAATTAAGAAGGGCCATCTGGCAGCGCCTGAGCGAGTCTAAAGGCGGTGGAGCGAGAGTTTTTTCCTGGCGGGAGCGGCTACAAGGGGGGCTTAAGGCCCTTTTGGAGGCCTCCAGTCTTACCTCCCGGTTGCGGGCGCGGCTGGAGAGAGAGCTATCTCAGGCCGATCTGCCCCTCAGAGGGGAGGAGTTTCTCCTTATGCAGTTGGTGTTTTTCTTCGGCGGGGGTTGGCTCGGTTACGCCGGGATCCACAGCTTCCTGGGGGCGATAGCAGGAGCGGCTCTCGGCGGGCTTGTCCCTTTCCTTTACTTGCGCCACCTCCGCCGGCAGCGCTTGGCCCGCTTCCAATCCCAGCTGCCCGACGCTTTGAGCCTCATGGCCAACACCATGCGAGCTGGTTTTGGCATGCTTCAGGCCATGGACGTAGTGCGGCGGGAAATGCCCCCTCCTATAAGCCAGGAGTTCGGCCGAACACTGGCGGAGCTCGGCCTGGGGATGGGGGTGGAGGAAGCACTAGAACGTCTTTCCCACCGTGTACCCAGCGACGACCTGGACCTAGCAGTGACGGCGGTGATCATTCAACGCCAGGTGGGAGGAAACTTGGCCGAAATTTTAGATAACATTGCCACCACCATAAGGGAGCGGGTGAGGCTCAAAGGAGAGATTCGGGCTCTCACCGCGCAGGGACGCATATCTGCCCTGATAATCGGCCTTCTTCCTTTGGCCCTCGCTCTTATCCTTTCTCTGATCAACCCCAGCTACTTGCTTACATTGATCTACGAACCCCTGGGGCGCATCATGCTCGGTCTTGGGGCTGCCGGAGAGATCGTGGGTGTTTTGCTCTTGCGCAAAATAACGGAGGTGGAGTTCTAAATGGGCGCGTGGCTTGGCCTTCTTTGGGGTTTAAGTCTAGCCTTTCTGGGTCTTTCCTTCTGGAGCCACCGGCGGGAAAAAGAGACCAGTCTTTGTCGGCGGCTTGCCGATCCCGATGTCGAAGCGATCTGGCGGGAACAGGAGTTGAGGGAGCCTCTGTCCCGACGCATTTTCAAGCCCTGGCTGACGAAGCTGGGTAGGTTAGGTGGGCGCTTTTTGCCTGGAGGTAGCCGGAAGGAAATGTGGGCGAATCTGTTGGCCATGGCCGGGCACCCCTGGGGATTAGGGGTGAACGAGTTCCTGGCGCTCAAGGTGCTGGCGGCCTTGACCGGCGGAATGGCTTTTGTACTCTTTTTCTGGCACCTTACGCCCTTCGCTGCTCCTCTGTGGGGGGTGGTAGGGTGGCTCTTGGGCTTTCTTTTCCCCGATTTTCTGCTTCGGAGCCGCATCCGCCGACGTCAGCGGGAGGTGAGACGGCAGCTGCCAGAGGTGATCGACCTGCTTACCGTGAGTGTGGAGGCAGGATTAGGGTTTGAGGGGGCGCTCACGCGGGTGGTGGAGAAGATGGACGGTCCCCTGCCCCAGGAGATCTGCCGGGCCCTGCAAGAGATAAGGGTGGGGAGGCCGCGGCGGGAGGCGCTGCGGGAGATGGCCCAGAGGATAGGAGTGGAAGAGCTCCTCTCCTTTGTAGGGGCAGTGATCATGGCCGAGCAAATGGGCGTTTCCTTGGCTAGAGTGCTACGCCTGCAGTCCCAGGAGATACGCCGCCGGCGCCGGCAGCAGGCGCAGGAAGCTGCCTTCAAAGCACCTGTGAAGATGCTTCTTCCTCTGGTACTTTGCATTTTTCCGGCCACTTTCGTAGTGTTGCTCGGCCCGGCGGTGCTGCGGATAATGCGTTTCTTCGGCAAGAGCTTTTGAGGCTATGGGACAGAAGGTTTTAAACCTTACCCGCAACTACTTCTTGGTAACCAGACTTTACAAGGCGCGCACTTTTAGCCAGCGCTTACGTGGACTCATCGGTAGAGCCCCGCTTAAGCCCGGTGAGGGCTTGCTCATCGAACCCTGCCGGGCGGTCCACACCTGCTTCCTCTCCTGTCCCATAGATGTCCTTTTCTATGATAGCGAGAAAAGGGTGGTAGCCCTTTTCCCCTCCCTTTTACCCTGGCGCTTCACCCCTTTCATAGAGCAAGCCCAAGGGGTTCTGGAGCTGCCCGCCGGGACCCTTAAAATTTCCGGTACCCAGATCGGAGACGAGCTCGGTTTTGAGCAGGATTGAGGGGAGGAATGCCTAAGAAATAATACCTGTAAGGAGTTTCAAGCTCAAGTTTGCAGGGGTGAAACGAGTGCCTACCAGGGTACTGGAGGTCATTAAAAAGCGCTGTTCCGTGCGGCAGTACAAAGAAGATCCCGTACCGCGCGAACTCATCGAGCAAATCTTGGAGGCGGCGCGCTGGGCTCCCTCGGCAGGGAACTTGCAGCCCTGGTTCTTTTACGTGATAACCGATGCCGGGAGGCGTCGCTGCCTGGCGGCGGCCGCGTGGGGACAAAAGTTTGTGGGCGAAGCGCCGGTACTGATTGTAGTCTGTGCCGAGCCCCAGCGCTCCGCTCAGCATTACGGGGAAAGGGGCAGATCCCTTTACTGTATTCAGGACACGGCGGCGGCCATACAAAACCTCTTGCTGGCTGCCACGGCCTATGGCCTGGGGACTTGCTGGGTAGGGGCTTTTGACGAAAACCAGGTGCGCCACTGCTTGGGTATACCTCCCGAGCGGCGGCCGGTAGCCATAGTAACCTTAGGCTATCCCCAGTCCTGGCCGGAGAAGCGCACCTCGCGCCGTCCCCTAGACGAAATAGTAAAGTTCATGTGAGAAGGGGAGACAGGAGCAATGCTTTTCGATCTTTACCTACCCGGGCGGGTTCTCTTTGGTCCTGGCAGTACCTACCGCCTGGGGGAAGAGGCACGACGCTACGGGAATAAAGTGCTTTTGGTGACGGGGCGCCGCAGTTTAAAAGAGTCGGGTAATTTCGAGCGGGTGACCATGCCCTTCGTGACGGCCAAGCTGGAGTTTGCTCTTTACGACCGGGTTCCTCCCGAACCCACCCTGGAAGCGGTGGAGGAACTGCGCCGTTACCTGCGGGAGGAAAAGTGCGATGTGGTGGTGGCCGTGGGGGGTGGGAGCGTCCTGGATACGGTAAAGGCAGCAACTGGTCTTTTTTACGAAGAAGGAACGGTAAAAGAATATTTTTACGGGCGAGAGATCACCAAGCCCAAGTTCCCCTGGATAGCAGTGCCGACCACTGCCGGCAGCGGCTCCGAAGCTACTACCATCGCCGTGCTCAAAGACCCGGAAGTACCTAAAAAGCAAAGCTTGCGCCATCCTTTCTGGCTGCCCGACGTGGCCGTGGTAGATCCCATACTCACCATGTCCCTCCCGCGGGAGCTCACCGCCCGCGCTGGGCTTGATGCCCTCACCCATGCGGTGGAGGCTTACACCTGCCGCTTTACTAACCCCTTCAGCGATGCGGTGAGCCGGGAGGCAGTGCGGCTGATCGTGCAGAACATCTATACTGCCTATACCGTTCCCCGCAACCGGGATGCCCGGGAAAAAATGATGCAGGGTAGCTTCTTGGCCGGGATGGCCATCCAAAGCGCAGGAGTAGGGGCAGTGCATGCGCTGGCTCATGTTCTGGGAGCGCGTTACGATCTGCCACACGGGCTGGCCTGCGGGATGCTCCTGCCCCACGTCATGGCCTTCAACCTCCCGCTGGTGGAAGACAAGTACGCCCAGCTGGCGGTGACGGCGGGTATAGTACCTCCTGCCACGCCCGCCCCCCAGGCGGCCGAGCGCTTCGTCGGCTATGTCCGGCTGCTTACTACCAAGCTGGGCCTGCCCACACGGCTGCGGGAGGTAGGAGTGAAGGAGGAAGATCTACCCTCCATAGCAGAAGAAGCTTTGACGGCCAGCTCCATGGCCCGGAACCCCCGCCGGGCCTCGCGGGAAGACCTGCTTAACCTTTTGCGCGAAGCCTTTTAAGGAAGGTCGGGGAAGATGTGGGCCAGGCGTCTTAAAGCCTCCCGTTTATCGTTTATTCCCAGCTTGGCCCTTTCCACCGCCCGGGAAAGCACCTGAATGCTGTGAACCATGGTCACCCGGTCCACCGGGTAAGGATGCCCGTCTTTCCCTCCATGGGCGAAGGCGAAGCGGGCCGGATCGCAGTAGCTTAGAGGGGTGCCATAGACGAGTTCGGCTATGAGGCTTAAAGCCCGCAGCCCTTGTGCTCCTATACCGGGCGTTTCCAAGAGTGAGAGAAAGTCGGCCGGGAGCCTTTCATAAGTGTGGAGGAAAACCGTTTTCAGGCGCCGGGGGTTAAGATCGGAAAGCCAGAGCTGGTGTCGGCGCGGCAGATCGAGAACCTTCTCTTTAAGCCCAGAAAGCCACTTCACCAGCTTCTCTGGCTGCTCCCGAGCAATTTCAGGCAGTAGATCGCGGGCGGTACGGCTTTCCCGGGCTACCAGGTTCAGGACGAATTCCTCCCGTCGCTCGCTGCATATGGCCGCATGCGGTTCCTCGGCAAAATCGGGACAGGCGAAGGAAAGCCAGTGGTACCGGCGCGCCTCCCGGCGCTCGGTATTCATCCCCTGCTGAACCACCGCCCACTCACCGGAAGAGGTGAAGAAAAAGGTGTGGTGGTAAAGCTCGTAACCGTCCTGAAGAGCGCTCTGGTCTATTTTGGCTGCCAGACGGGAGGCGCGAACCAGTTTTTCCGGGTCGACCTTGAGAGAGTAGCGCTCGGCATGGCGGCAAATCTCCTCCGGGGTCTTGAAGCCCGCGGTTCCTTTTCCCCCGCAGACGAAAAGTCCTAGCTCCCCTTCCCGGTGCCGCAAGGCTTCTTTAAGTGCCCCGCAAACGGTGGTAGTCACGCCCGAGGAATGCCAGTCAAAGCCCAGCACGCAGCCCAGGGACTGGAACCAGAAGGGATCGCTCAAGCGCCGCAAAACCCCTTCGGCTCCCTCTTCCAGAACCAAGAGTTCCACAATGGCGCGGGCGAGCTCCACCATTTTTTCGAAGAGCCAGGGTGGGCAGCGGCCGTGGTGCAAGGGCAGGTTGGTAATGCCGGTGCGCAAAGCCTTCCCCTCCTTTTCCCTAAGATTTTAACACCGGATACGCCGGGCGTTCACCCTCAGAAACTGCTGCCGGGTTACGAAAATCTTTAAGTGAGGGATCGGAACCGGTGAAGCTCGATCAGCTCCTAGGTCGGGCCCGTGCCGGAGATGGGGAGGCGCGCGAGGAATTGCTGCGCCTTTTAAGGCCTTTTGTTCTGCGCGTGGCTTCCCACTTCTTCAAACGGCCGGTGACCTGGAGCGACGAGGCGGCCAGTGTAGCCTTTTTGGCCCTGAACGAGGCCATAGACCAGCACGACGAAAAGAGGGGGTCCCCTTTCCTGGTCTTTGCCCGGTGGGTGATAAGATCCCGGCTTATCGACTTTTGCCGCCAAGAAAACTCCTCCTGGGCTTCGCTGGAAGAGGCTGATTCACAGGGAAAGGATGGAGGAGAAGCAGAACTTGCTTGGGAGCGCAGAGAAGAAATAGAACGCTACGCTGCTCTGCTTTCCGAGTTCGGGCTTAAGTTTTCCGACCTGGTCAAGGCCTCGCCCAAGCACCGGGATACCCGGGAAAGGTTTATAAAGGCGGCTAAAGCGCTGGCCAGTGAGAAAGCGCTTTTCGATCAACTGATGAAGACCAAGCGCCTGCCCCTCAATGAGCTAGCTTTGCTCACTGGCATACCGCGAAAAACCTTGGAAAGAGGGCGCCGCTACCTTCTGGCCCTGAGTCTAATTTTCGGCTACCCAGAGGAGTTTCCTTATCTTTACTCCTATCTTCACGGGATCCTTTCCGAGAGGCGGGAAGAAAAGTGAAAGAAGGAAAGGGCCTGGTTTTGTCGGAAGAAAAGGGCAGAGCAATAGTACTTACCCCCGAGGGGGAATTTCTAGAGGTGTCGTCTAGCGGAAAAGGGGTGGGAGAAGAAACCATTTTTCGCCGCCCTGGCTGGAAAAGGAGGTTATACGCCGCCCTGGCCCTGGCCGCAACTTTTCTGCTGGTGGCCAGTTTCTCCCTCTACTACTGGTGCTTTCCGGCACCGGCGGCTTACGTTTCTCTGGACCTCAATCCCAGCCTGGAGCTAGGTGTCAATCGGGAGGGAAAGGTCGTTGCCCTGCACCCTTACGATGATGAGGGACATAAACTGTTGGCGGATGCTAACATTAAAGGTTTGCCCTTAAAGCAGGCGCTCGGCGTTTTGTTCGATCGGGCTTGCTCCTTCGGTTTCCTGAGTTCCAACTCAGAGGGAGTGGTCTTAGTAGCGGTGGTTCAGGCCGAACCGGTGCTCGCTCCCCAGGGAGTTGCCTCTTGGGTGGAAGAAGAGCTGGCCCGGGACCAGGTGGAAGCCAAGGTGGTGGTGCTTAACCTCCCTCCGGCTTTCGGCAAGGAGGCCCGCCGGGCAAATCTTTCTCCCGGCCGCTATGCTCTCTTCAAAGGGGTAGCTTCCCAGAAGGGGAAAGGACCGAGTATGGCGGAAATAAGGCACATGAAACTGGGGCAGCTGGAGGAGCAGTACGGGATGGGGGTGGAAGAGCTGCTCCGGGGAGAGGGAAGGGAAGTAGTGGTGAGGAAAATGAGGCAGGAAAAAGGTTCTGGGAGGGCGAAAAAAGAGGAAGCAGGGATAAAAGGAGAAGAGGACAGCCATCCTTTGAAAGGCAAGAACGAATTCAAAAGGAGGAAAACTTCTTTAGATGATACCGCTACGCGACACCACCCTTTCGAGGCACTTCCCAATAGTGACGGTGGCCATAATAGCGGCCAACCTTCTCATCTTCCTTTACGAGGTGAGTCTAAGCCACCGGGAGCTGGACTTACTGGTGAGGGCCTTCGGAGTGGTTCCCGCCCGTGAACTTGCTCACCTAGCGCTTGCTCCCTTTTCTTTTACAACTTACCTTCCTTTCCTGACCTCTATGTTTTTGCACGGGGGCTGGGTTCACGTTCTGGGGAACATGCTTTACCTGTGGGTTTTTGGAGACAATGTGGAAGACATTATGGGGCGTTTTCGTTTTCTCGTATTCTATCTCTTCACTGGGTTTATAGGAAGCCTTCTGCACATATGGATGGATCCTGATTCTCATATTCCCACCGTTGGAGCCAGCGGTGCCATAGCGGGAGTGTTGGGGGCTTATTTTGTAAGCTTTCCCCACTCGCGGGTGCTCACTTTAGTGCCCATATTCATCTTTCTCACCCTGGTCGAGTTGCCGGCCGTGCTGTTTCTCTTCCTCTGGTTCGGGCTGCAGCTTTTAAGCGGGGTGGCTTCTTTAGGGGTGCCGGGGGAGCCGGTAGCCTGGTGGGCTCACATAGGGGGCTTTGTTTCTGGCGCGGTGCTGGTGCACGTCTTCCGGCGGCGCTAAAAATTTAGGGCGGGCACCATACGCCCGCCCTTTTTCTTTGTAGTTTTAGTGACGGATGTCTGTAGCCCAGTTCCAGCCGCTGTTGTTGTCCCAGTTGTTGGCACTGTCTTTGAAGCAGAAGTTGATCTCACTCTGCCCGTTTACCGGGACGGAAGCCACAAAAGAGCCGTCGGGTTCCCGGCGCATTTCTACCGTGTTAATATTCTTCCAGCCGTCGTAGCCGTAGTGGCAGAAGACCCGGTCGGCCCCGCTCTTGGCTAAAAGCCCCTTGTAGCGGATGAGCACGTCCCTTCCCTTGAAAGCAGGAGAAGGGCAGACATCCACCCGGTCGTCGAGTATCTGCTTACCCTTGATTACAAACATTTTCTTTCACTCCCCTTTGAGTCTTGAAATTCGGTAGCCGCTTTATAGTCTGTGTTCTTCCCTGCTGCTGGTATACGCTCCCAGAAAAATTCGTACATTTACCGCTCATTCGACCGGTTCCTCCGCCTTCCCTTGAAGCCCCAGAGGCCCAGAAGCAAAATAGCTCCTCCTATTGCCAACGGAAGAAAACTTCTCCGTACGGAAAGCTGCGCCCCGGAGAGGGAGAAAATCAAAAGCTCGCCCGGCTGATTTACCCCTACGCCAGAAAGATAAAGCTTTTCTTTACCCACCCAGGCGTAAACCGGTTCAGCTTTGGTGGCAAAATCGGCTATTTTTTCTACTCGTCCTCCGCAAACAGCCAAAATCCTCCCCTTGACCCCGCCCGCTTCCTCCCGCCAGAAGACGGGGACGAGCACTCTTTTTCTTGCCGGGTCAAGAAGAGGCGGTCCCGCCTCAAAAACAGCTCGGGGGAGAAGCCCGCACTTCTCCCGCAGGTCTTCTCCTTTCCCGTTGCACCACCGGGAAATCACCTGCCGGCCGGTAACTATGATCTCGCCAGTGTAAGGGTTGAGGATAGCCCCGTGGATGCGGTTCTCTGCCGGTATCTGAAGTGACTGCCAGGTAACTCCTCCGTCTTTAGAGTATTGCACACCCGCCCAGCCATCCATCGAGCCGCGCCAAGCCCAGATCTTCTTTGAGTCACCGGGGTCAAAGAAAAAGCCGTCCGCGGCGGGAATTTTTCCCGGCAAAGAACGCTCTTCCCAGGTTTTGCCACCATCCCGCGTTTCCCGGAAATGGTGTAGGGAAATCATGGCCTTCCCTGGCGAAACCGGCAGGAGGTAAGCCCTTTCCGGATTCAGGATATCCGGAACCACCCGGTATGGGGGACAGGAATTTGTGGCTTCCGTGCCCGGGACTTCGCGCCAGGTGGCTCCGGCGTCAGAAGTAGCGTAAAGAGCGAATCGGTTCCCGCCCCGCTTTTGCGCCCAAACAAACACCGCACCTTCCGTGCCACTTTGCACTCCAACGGTTTGAAGACCGGCAAAAATAGTGTTGACCGAAGCAAGAGTCTCAACGGGAATAAACTCCGCACCGAGGTGTGAGCTTCGGTAGAGACGGCAGGCAAAGCTGGCGCAGCCCTTATTCGGCTCAATAACCCGATAGGCAAGCGCTCCTGCAGAATCAATGTGAAAGGGATAAGTCTCCGGTGGGAGAGGGTAAGAACGCGGCATGGGAGCGTTTTTCGCTGAAGCACCCGCTGTTATCGTCAAAAAAACAACCATGATGAAAAGAAAAAGAGTACTTTTTGGAACTGAGCGCACGAAACTGTGCGCCATTCTTTTTGCACCTCCAAGACGAGAGAGAAAAAATGTGCCCGAGAGGCGGTACTCCGGGGCGCGCTTAGCTAATAATAGAAGGGACGGGCCAGTTTCCCAAACTGACCCGGTAAACCCGGATCGAAGAAGGACGGGTGTGTTCGTCAGCAAGTGGCTGGACAGGAGCTGCCAGACCCTTTTCTTCGCGAAGCTGTTCCGGAGTTGCCGCTAGATCTTCGATCACCTTACCCCCTGGAGATTTAGGAACTTCCCCGCTTTCTCACGAATCCTTTCGAGTTCTGCCGCTCTGGCCTCCTCGGGGGTATTAAAACCGTAACCGGCATCTCTTATGATGTTGACTGGCGCCATGGAAGCTTCGACAATGACCCAACGGCCGTCCTCTAAGGCCAGAACATAAAGCCGGTAGTTGACTCCATTGTAAAACCAGCGACTCTCCTTCTTGAGCTGATAATCGATAGCGACGTAGTAGGTTACCACCTGCGGCCAGACAGCCTTGTAAACGTCTAACCAGGTGATAGCTGCGGCCAGCTTTTCCGGCAGGGGCTTAACTCCCACAAGCTTGGCCCTCACTACATCCCGCATCACATCGGCTTCAGGTTGATTCCTCTTAATATTCGCGATGATCTTT
It encodes:
- a CDS encoding carbohydrate-binding protein translates to MFVIKGKQILDDRVDVCPSPAFKGRDVLIRYKGLLAKSGADRVFCHYGYDGWKNINTVEMRREPDGSFVASVPVNGQSEINFCFKDSANNWDNNSGWNWATDIRH
- a CDS encoding rhomboid family intramembrane serine protease — translated: MVPARELAHLALAPFSFTTYLPFLTSMFLHGGWVHVLGNMLYLWVFGDNVEDIMGRFRFLVFYLFTGFIGSLLHIWMDPDSHIPTVGASGAIAGVLGAYFVSFPHSRVLTLVPIFIFLTLVELPAVLFLFLWFGLQLLSGVASLGVPGEPVAWWAHIGGFVSGAVLVHVFRRR
- a CDS encoding anti-sigma factor domain-containing protein, whose amino-acid sequence is MSEEKGRAIVLTPEGEFLEVSSSGKGVGEETIFRRPGWKRRLYAALALAATFLLVASFSLYYWCFPAPAAYVSLDLNPSLELGVNREGKVVALHPYDDEGHKLLADANIKGLPLKQALGVLFDRACSFGFLSSNSEGVVLVAVVQAEPVLAPQGVASWVEEELARDQVEAKVVVLNLPPAFGKEARRANLSPGRYALFKGVASQKGKGPSMAEIRHMKLGQLEEQYGMGVEELLRGEGREVVVRKMRQEKGSGRAKKEEAGIKGEEDSHPLKGKNEFKRRKTSLDDTATRHHPFEALPNSDGGHNSGQPSHLPLRGESKPPGAGLTGEGLRSGSRP
- a CDS encoding sigma-70 family RNA polymerase sigma factor translates to MKLDQLLGRARAGDGEAREELLRLLRPFVLRVASHFFKRPVTWSDEAASVAFLALNEAIDQHDEKRGSPFLVFARWVIRSRLIDFCRQENSSWASLEEADSQGKDGGEAELAWERREEIERYAALLSEFGLKFSDLVKASPKHRDTRERFIKAAKALASEKALFDQLMKTKRLPLNELALLTGIPRKTLERGRRYLLALSLIFGYPEEFPYLYSYLHGILSERREEK